The genomic window CAGATTGCCGTGGTTGGTGCTCGCCGAGCTACCAGCGCCGGACTGGATAACGCCCGCGCTTTCAGCCGCGCGCTGGCCAGTGCAGGTTTTGCCATCACCTCCGGTTTGGCCCTCGGTGTGGACGCCGCCGCCCATCGCGGTGCTCTCGACGCGCAGGGAATGACGGTCGGTGTACTCGGCACCGGGATCGATCGTCTGTACCCGCGGCGCAACGTGAAACTGGCTGGAGAAATCCTCGAGCGAGGCGGCGTCCTGGTGAGTGAATTTGCTCTTGGCACCGGGCCTGAGGCTGCGAATTTTCCACGACGGAATAGGGTGATCAGTGGTCTCTCCACCGGCGTGCTTCTGATCGAGGCGGCGTTACGTTCCGGCTCACTGATCACCGCGCGGTTGGCGGCCGAACAAAGTCGCGAGGTCTTCGCTATTCCCGGTTCGATTCACAATCCCCTTGCGCGTGGCTGTCATCGGATGATCAGGGAGGGCGCCATACTGGTGGAGACGGCTGCCGATATCGTTACCGAGCTGGGCGGTCTTTTGAGCGATCGCGGTGCGACACCGGCGGAAGTTGCCATGCAGCCTGTCGCCTCTACATCATCACTGGGAAGCGTGGCACAACGTCTGGTGATGGCATTGGGCGGAGATCCCAGAACACTGGAACAGATTGCCCGTGACACCGGTGTGGAAGCGGGTGCGCTGATGGCGGAATTGTTACAGCTTGAGCTGGCAGGACTCGTAGAGACTCTGCCCGGTGGCTATCAGCTGACGGCGGAGGGAGCACGGTTTCTGGAAGTGGTCGAATAGAAAATAGTGGGCGGAAGCTGGCGTCAATCAGGCCGTGATAGCCGTGTGGACGTCAATACTTGGGGAGGGACACAGACTCCCGCAGACACCCAGTCCCCGGCGAGCCGTAAGTGCAGCACCTTGTACGGCGCCGGGCAATCCGCTAGATTGCCGCGTCGTTTCGCGCAGTCTTTTCGCACCATCGTGCAGAGAGAGCTGAAATGAGCAAGCCCTTCGTAGCTATCGTGATGGGGTCCGATTCCGACCTGCCAGTAATGGAAGCCGCCTTTGGCCTGCTGGACAAGTTCGATATCGCCTTCGAGGTCAGGCTGACTTCTGCGCACCGCACGCCGGACAGCGTGCGCAGCTATGTTACGGATGCCGACGAGCGCGGCTGCGCTGCATTTATCTGTGCCTCGGGCATGGCAGCCCACCTGGCCGGCGCCGTTTCCGCGGCGACCCTGCGACCTGTTATCGGTGTGCCGCTCGATGCCAGCCTGAACGGTCTCGATGCGTTGCTCTCCACGGTGCAGATGCCCGGTGGCAACCCGGTGGCGACGGTCGCGATCGGCAAAACCGGTGCAGAAAATGCCGCCTATCTGGCAGCACAGATTATCGGTGTCGCCGACCCGGAGATGCATAAAAAGCTCGTGGATGAGCGTCGGGCCAACGCTGAGGCCATTACTGCCAGAGATGCGCACCTGCAAAAGACCCTGCAGGAGCGCAGGGCAAACTAGGGCTTTAGCGGTTCTGAAGAGAAGAAAGAGTCCCAGTCATATGGTGTTTTCTACCCTCGATGTGCGCTTTGCCGCACGGGCCCTGGCCGCCGGCGGTGTTATCGCCCATCCCACCGAGTCCGTCTGGGGGCTCGCCTGCGATCCCTTCAACCGCGATGCGGTGGAGCGGCTGCTGCAATTAAAAAACCGGCCGCTGGCCAAAGGGCTGATCCTGGTATCCGGCGATGAGGTTGATTTCAGCGACCTGCTCGACAATCTCACATTGGAACAACGTCAGAAACTGGCGGATTCCTGGCCGGGACCAGTGACCTGGCTGGTGCCACATTTCGGTCGCGTGCCCCCCTGGGTCAGTGGCGATCATCACTCGGTGGCACTGCGCTGCACTGATCATCCTTTTACCGCAGCGCTGGCCCGCGCCTTCGGCGGTGCCATTGTCTCCACCTCGGCCAATCCCGCTGGCTGCCAGCCGGCACGCGCCAAGTACCAGGTACTGCGCTATTTCGGTGACGCCCTTGATTTCGTTGGCGGTGGTACCACGGGAGGGCGCCGCTCCCCCAGCGAAATCCGCGATCTGGTCACCGGCAAGATCATGCGACCGGGCTGACTTGGGCCATTAATCCTCAAACACAATCGGGTGCAGAAAGAATGAGTGAAGTGGATATCCACGCGGTAAAAAATTACCTGCTGGATTTACAAGACCGTATCTGTCAGTCCCTCAGCGCTGCCGATGGCAGCGCCTTTCAAGAGGACAGCTGGGAGCGTCCTGGCGGCGGCGGCGGCCGCACCCGGGTGTTGGAGGAGGGAGCACTGATCGAGAAGGGCGGTGTGAATTTTTCACACGTACACGGCGACGGACTGCCGCCCTCTGCCACCGCCAACCGACCAGAGCTGGCCGGTCGATCGTTCGAAGCCATGGGTGTTTCCCTGGTCATCCACCCGCGCAATCCCTACATTCCCACCAGCCATGCCAATGTGCGATTGTTTGTGGCGGAGAAACCCGGCGCGGAGCCGGTGTGGTGGTTTGGTGGTGGTTATGACCTCACCCCCTTCTACGGCTTCGAAGAGGATGCCGTCCACTGGCACCGCACGGCCCGCGATGCCTGTGCCCCGTTCGGTACGAATGTCTATCCGCGCTTCAAGCAGTGGTGCGATGATTACTTTCACCTGAAACATCGGGACGAGGCGCGCGGTGTCGGCGGACTCTTTTTCGATGATTACCACGAGGGTGGTTTCGACAACAGCTTTGCCCTGATGCGCGCCATCGGTGACAGCTACCTGGATGCCTACCTGCCGATCGTGCAGCGCCGTCGCGGAATGGAATACGGCGAGCGGGAACGACAGTTCCAGCTCTATCGCCGCGGCCGCTACGTCGAGTTCAACCTGGTCTACGACCGCGGCACCCTGTTCGGGCTGCAGAGCGGTGGGCGCACTGAGTCGATCCTGATGTCACTGCCGCCTCTGGTGCGCTGGCAATACGACTGGCAGCCGGAGCCCGGCTCTGCGGAGGCAAAACTCTACAGGGACTTCCTGCCACCACGCGACTGGGTATGAGCATGAGTCGCGAGCGCGAGGCCCAAATCGGAAAGCTGTTTCTCGACTACCGGCGGACTTTTGAGAGCGGGGATGCCCAGCAGGTCGCAGATTTCTATCGCTTCCCGCTGCACTATTACGCCGAAGATGGCACCAAGGCGGTGGTGAGTCGCGAAAACTTTGTCCGCCGTGTGGAGAAACTTCTGTCTTTTTACCGGCAGCTCGGTGTGCAGCAGATTGTCGGTACAGTGAGTGGCCAGACGGCGCTGAATGCGAACAGCAATCTTGTCTCGCTGAACTGGATTCTGCTACAGAAAGCGGCGGACAAGCCTGTCGAGCTCTATACCGCCACGACCCGTTACCTGGTGGCTGATGTTTCAGATGGGCTCAAGATCGATGCGCTGTTCGCGGTCGACGAGGCCATCAAGTTGCGCCAGGTCCTGCGCGCCCAGCGCTGAAGCCGCTGGCCGTGATTGCCACAAAAAATTTCACAAGGAAACTCCGTGACCGACAGTTATGCCGTGATCGGCAACCCGGTGGAGCACTCGCTCTCACCGTGGATTCACAATGCCTTTGCCCAGCAGACCGGTGAAGATATTGCCTACGAGAAACTGACTGCGCCCAGGGACAGTTTCGAATCAGTGGCGCGGCGCTTTTTAGCCGCCGGCGGTCGTGGCCTGAATGTCACTGTGCCCTTCAAGCTGGACGCCTATGACTTTGCAGATCGCCTGACCGAGCGGGCGCGAGCCGCGGGTGCCGTCAACACACTGGCGCTGCAGCGAGATGGCGGAATGCTCGGCGACAATACCGACGGCGCCGGGTTGGTGGCCGATATCCGCGAGAACCTGGCCTGGCCCATCGCCGGGCAGAGGATTCTGATCGTGGGTGCCGGTGGTGCAGCACGAGGCGCCCTCCTGCCTCTGCTGGAGCAGCAACCGTTGCGGGTCCATATTGCCAACCGCACCGCGGCCCGCGCTGAAAGGCTGGCGCGGGAATTTGCCCGGCAGGGAACGCTCACCGGAGGCGGGTTTGAGGGACTGAGCGAGCCGTTCGATTTGATCATTAATGCCAGCTCCGCCAGCCTCAGTGGCGATCTGCCACCGCTATCGGAGCGGCTGGTGACGCCCAGTAGTCATGTCTATGACATGGTTTACGGCGCCGAGCCGACGCCATTTATGGCCTGGGCGGCGGCTTTCGGTGCCGCCACCTCCGATGGTCTTGGCATGTTGGTGGGACAGGCGGCTGAATCGTTTATGCTCTGGCGCGGAGTTCGACCGGAAACCGGGCCGGTGTTGCGGGAACTGCGCGTCCAGCTACAGGCGCGATAACAAATAACGAGTTGTTGAATGGCGGGGGGAGTTTTGCGGGAATTTTTGCGTAATCTGTCGATGTGTTTTGCTGTTGGTGCTGCCGGCGGACTGATTTATGCCCTGGCTCTGTGGGCCATGGGACGTTACGGGCTCTCCTACCGTCTGGGTGTGGATATCGCCCCATACCTCTCTAATGCCTATCTCTACCAGCGCATCGTCTGGGGTGGGATCTGCGGCCTGGTGCTGCTGTTGCCATTCCAGCGCGCCTGGTTTTCGCGTGGTCTGATACTCTCCCTGATTCCTGCCGGCGTGCTGCTGCTGGTGGTGTTGCCCATGCGCGGTTACGGCCCGGGCGCGCTCGGTCTGGGGACACTGACACCGCTGGTGGTGTGGCTTGCCTGTGCGGCCGGTGGCGTCATGGCTTCCGGCCTGCTGCGGGCCCAGGGCAAGTAGCGGCAGATTGAGACTGGGGAAAATAAAAAAAGGCGGCCTCTGGCCGCCTTTTTTTATGGGAAAAACCGCGTCCTTATCCCGGCTTGCGCGCCAGGGGCTGGCACATGCAGTGCACGCCGCCACCACCAGCAGTGATCATGGAAATATCCGGATCGATCACTTCGAGGCCGCGGGCCCGGCACTTTTCCTTGAGTTCGGTATTGTCAGCGGGGAGCATCACACGGTCGTTACCCAGCGCTACCACATTGACACCCAGCTCCATCACCTGCGGGTAGGAAATGTCGATAATTTCGAAGTTGCGCGACTTGAACCACTGCACCAGCTCCGGTTCCACCGCGTCTACGCAGACAGCGACGAGCTTTTCCGCCAGCGCGGCCACGAGCACGTCGATGTGCAGGAAGTAGGGGTCGAACTCATAACCTTTTACCTCCCAGCCCTCCTTTTCGATCCAGCTTTTCATCTGGTTGAAGCCTTGCGGGGAAGTGCGCTCGCCACTGTAACCACACAGGATGACACCGGGCTCCAGTACCATAAAATCGCCGCCTTCCAGGCTGCCGGCGGTAATGATGTCGTAAATCGGGATATCCAGCTGTTGGTAGGTCTTGACCACGTCGACCCACTCGCCGCGCCGCCAGGGACTGTACATTTGCGTCACGATCGGGCCCCAGGGGGTCATGACAGAGGAATCGCGGGCGTAAAGCTGGTAAGGCAGATTGGCATCCGCTGGCAGCAGGTGGGTGGCAACGCCTGCATGCTTGTAGGCATCCAGCATTTCCTGATGCTGGCGCTTGGCCACTGCGGCGTCGAACTTGCGGCCCAGGCGCAGTGAGCGGCGTGAAGCCGCATTGCCGGTCTGCCAGGTGTAATGGTCGATGGGGCCGACGAGCAGGTCGGTGAGCACACCGTATTCGGAGTCGATACCCCAGCGCTGCAGGGGTGCGGTATTGCCGTTGTCGTCGCGGTGCTTGTACGTAAAGTCAGTCATTTTCGCCTCAAAATCACTCTCTCTAACGGGGCGTTGATCACACCCCGGGCGAGCCGGCTGCCGGCTCTGCATATCAGGTTTCTGTTGGGTGTCAGCCGTTGGCCATCTTCAGCATGGCGTGCAGCAGTACATTGG from Microbulbifer aggregans includes these protein-coding regions:
- the aroE gene encoding shikimate dehydrogenase, yielding MTDSYAVIGNPVEHSLSPWIHNAFAQQTGEDIAYEKLTAPRDSFESVARRFLAAGGRGLNVTVPFKLDAYDFADRLTERARAAGAVNTLALQRDGGMLGDNTDGAGLVADIRENLAWPIAGQRILIVGAGGAARGALLPLLEQQPLRVHIANRTAARAERLAREFARQGTLTGGGFEGLSEPFDLIINASSASLSGDLPPLSERLVTPSSHVYDMVYGAEPTPFMAWAAAFGAATSDGLGMLVGQAAESFMLWRGVRPETGPVLRELRVQLQAR
- a CDS encoding L-threonylcarbamoyladenylate synthase; translated protein: MVFSTLDVRFAARALAAGGVIAHPTESVWGLACDPFNRDAVERLLQLKNRPLAKGLILVSGDEVDFSDLLDNLTLEQRQKLADSWPGPVTWLVPHFGRVPPWVSGDHHSVALRCTDHPFTAALARAFGGAIVSTSANPAGCQPARAKYQVLRYFGDALDFVGGGTTGGRRSPSEIRDLVTGKIMRPG
- the dprA gene encoding DNA-processing protein DprA encodes the protein MDALTATLALMRLQGMGPARYWQLLEHFSSAVEALEQLPESLLQKLPERTQFQWRQWHQHGQSSELMHWVDNERARCDELGVTLICAGDDDYPALLTEISRPPPILYVRGNIHALHLPQIAVVGARRATSAGLDNARAFSRALASAGFAITSGLALGVDAAAHRGALDAQGMTVGVLGTGIDRLYPRRNVKLAGEILERGGVLVSEFALGTGPEAANFPRRNRVISGLSTGVLLIEAALRSGSLITARLAAEQSREVFAIPGSIHNPLARGCHRMIREGAILVETAADIVTELGGLLSDRGATPAEVAMQPVASTSSLGSVAQRLVMALGGDPRTLEQIARDTGVEAGALMAELLQLELAGLVETLPGGYQLTAEGARFLEVVE
- the purE gene encoding 5-(carboxyamino)imidazole ribonucleotide mutase: MSKPFVAIVMGSDSDLPVMEAAFGLLDKFDIAFEVRLTSAHRTPDSVRSYVTDADERGCAAFICASGMAAHLAGAVSAATLRPVIGVPLDASLNGLDALLSTVQMPGGNPVATVAIGKTGAENAAYLAAQIIGVADPEMHKKLVDERRANAEAITARDAHLQKTLQERRAN
- a CDS encoding dimethylarginine dimethylaminohydrolase family protein translates to MTDFTYKHRDDNGNTAPLQRWGIDSEYGVLTDLLVGPIDHYTWQTGNAASRRSLRLGRKFDAAVAKRQHQEMLDAYKHAGVATHLLPADANLPYQLYARDSSVMTPWGPIVTQMYSPWRRGEWVDVVKTYQQLDIPIYDIITAGSLEGGDFMVLEPGVILCGYSGERTSPQGFNQMKSWIEKEGWEVKGYEFDPYFLHIDVLVAALAEKLVAVCVDAVEPELVQWFKSRNFEIIDISYPQVMELGVNVVALGNDRVMLPADNTELKEKCRARGLEVIDPDISMITAGGGGVHCMCQPLARKPG
- the hemF gene encoding oxygen-dependent coproporphyrinogen oxidase — protein: MSEVDIHAVKNYLLDLQDRICQSLSAADGSAFQEDSWERPGGGGGRTRVLEEGALIEKGGVNFSHVHGDGLPPSATANRPELAGRSFEAMGVSLVIHPRNPYIPTSHANVRLFVAEKPGAEPVWWFGGGYDLTPFYGFEEDAVHWHRTARDACAPFGTNVYPRFKQWCDDYFHLKHRDEARGVGGLFFDDYHEGGFDNSFALMRAIGDSYLDAYLPIVQRRRGMEYGERERQFQLYRRGRYVEFNLVYDRGTLFGLQSGGRTESILMSLPPLVRWQYDWQPEPGSAEAKLYRDFLPPRDWV